Within Xiphophorus hellerii strain 12219 chromosome 10, Xiphophorus_hellerii-4.1, whole genome shotgun sequence, the genomic segment GGTTTTTTGTAAAGAAGGGAGGCTCAGGGCCAACAGGCAGCTCTGACACTTTgtcctgaaaacacaaaaaacatccatGCTGTCACAGGAACTTCATGCATCTgagatatatacatatatgttcATCGTTAAAGCATCAAACATCTGAGATTTGATGTTTGATCACCGGTTAGAAGTAACCGGTGATGAAGAAGAATATCCCTAactaaaaaaattctttaatttttaaaaaaatcacagcagaCTTATTCATTGCCTGACCACACCTGGGCGATGGCTCTGGCTAGTTCACGGTACTTGTGCAGGTAagcagtgagtgtgtgtggacCGTAGATGGTGGACGCTCCTTCATACCGCTGCACCTGCAACACACGGGTGGAAATTTGTTGGATAATATCAGAAAGTAACTAGAGGCAACTATCAggccatgaaaaaaaaaaaaatctctcatcTCTCATCATAACTAAATTTATTGAAGTTATACATAACATAATAGGACTTAGTGTCTTAAATGCTTGATTTAGGTTCATTTAAACACCCCTGTTAtgaattattcacattttgttctggTCTTGTCTGCGTGGTACTGATTTTAAGAAGACACATTTGACGACTGATCAGACAAATACCTGGTACTCCTCATACGTGGTTATGTAGTGAGTGTAGACGTTACTAAGTCCGGCAATCACCACCTCTGAGTTCCTGAAGGTGTCCACGGACGTCAGCTCCTGATAAACAACAACATGTGTTTAGATCTCAGCGTAAAGCCACGTAAAGAGCTGCAAAGTATCTGTGTCCGTGTCGGCGCTCACGTTTTTCACCGCTTCTCGCAGCCTCCTTCCTGACATGGTGCTGTGGAAGCAACCACATAAATAAAGAGCATATAAGCAATAGACTTAGCGTGCAGTCAGCTTCTTTATGGTCAGGGATAACTGAGGTAAAACATGGTTACGTAATTTCTCCAGGGACAGCGATGACGGCCACGGATCCGATGGTGATGATCTGAACATCCACAATCTGAGGATGCCAAGGCAGAGGCCAGTTCATCTGTACGCCACGAGAACAAAAACGCTCAGAGTGCTTCAGTGATCACATTTTCGATCTTTTTAAGTAAACTGAAGAGCAAGCACTCACATTAGCAACAGGTTGAAAATGACAGAGTAACACAAATATCagtcttttttcatttatttatactcTGTCTGGTcatcttttggaaaaaaattaaataaaaataatcagcatCTAAATTCTACTACGTTTCACCTCGCCTGTGCTGAAGAGGATGGGTTTGGGATGATGACATTCCTTTGTCTGATTGGATGGTGGCCCCACCAGAGCATCCCTGATCCCATCCCAAAAGGGGTCTCCTTCCACAGCACCTTCACACACAGCGAGAGTCACAGGCTATGTCAGGGAAAGGGCGACGTTTCATAATAACATTTGACCGCAATAAAATCACCTTGAGTGAAATTCAAGTCTCCTCCCCCGTCTATCGCTCCTGCTGCAAAACTGTGACCCAGTGCTGGTTTGCATGTCCTGAcctaaaaaaaccccagcacaaaaataaatatatacggTGGCAACATAGAAGAAAATCCCAGTTTGAATTAGTAAACTCATAGAAGCTTTCCCCTGCTTTCAGATACTCACAACAATCTAGAAAAATCATGATTTTACTAAAAGTTTATTCTATAAAACATCCTATCACTCCAGACACCAGATTTAATGATGGCATGCATCTTAACTCACAATCTGCTAGCTGCCACGCTCTACAAACACATCGGTaacataaatgaaaatacagatagaaggaaaaaaatcctttcagaAATGAAGCATTGCAATAAAGGATAGTTTGAAAAGGactctaacaaaaaaaaaaggtcaaattcaaacattttaataaatctgaaTGCAAAGGATGCTTgaattgtatttcttttttaaacgtacaaaaatgcttaattttcaataaatatctCAGGCCCTAAACTTTACTTAATAATGAAGATCATTCTAAATATGTTTTGCGTGTGTCTCCTGACCGTGTGCGTGTCGTTGATCTTGACGGTCACGTCCGTCATGTTGACCCACTGATGAGCAAACTGGACTGGACCTGTGACCTCTTCCACTGCATTCGCATACAATtcctgcagggggcagcagcaCAATGTCAGCCATTTTTGTAGAATCAACACTTTGAATCTGAGTTTCTGCTGTCACAGAAACGTAATGTACCTTGGCCTTTAAGTAGATGTTGTGTCCAATGATACTTGTGCTGTCAAACATGTCTTTTCCTGGCCCCAATGCCTGACACATTACAGTCTGAAAGAGACAAACTTAATGCTCAGCTTTTACAGACGGCAGTTGATGCGactgtgtatttttatgtggTGTGTATTTTTGTACCCCGCCGACTGGGCAGGAACTGTTGACATAGTCACAGGGTAGCCCAGTGTTCGCACAATAAGGTCCTCTGGTGTTTGGAGTGACGTCGCCAAGGTTACTGGAGGAGAAACCCGCGACAAAACCCCCCTAAAAACATACAAGTGCGAGCGCTTCAGTGTAAAATTCCACGAAAATAGAATATTCAAGCAGGAAATAAAGCAACAGGCAAGTTAGGAGAGACGCAACAGACTCGAATGCCAGTCTAAGCAGACGAGCCGCTTGTTGAATAGTTGCAAACAGAGGCCTCAACTCATCAGTAAAATCAATCAGGGGAAGAAAAATAACTACAATTTCTATCAATTCACAACACAGAGGAGAGCAAATGGGAGCTTGTCTTTGAATGTCCCTTACAAATTTATTACAAAGTAATAAATGTGTCCTGCACCTGTCCAGGTAGCTCTCCAGGGTTCTTGTCCTCCTCCAGCAGGTAGGAAGCATAACCCATGTTATCGCTGCTCACCATGCGATTGGTGTAGTTCATGCTGACAGCATGCACAGCAAACCAGCTGTGGACATAAGGAGCTTCATATTAGGAGCTGTCATAATTAACTCTtatatatatgcaaatattcaactttaaactgttttacaatatttttcttaacaGATATTAgcaggaaaatacaaaaaagtgcaaaaaccCTGGTTAATGATCCAGAATTAATATACTCATCAATAATTTACACAAtattaaaacaactgaagatattttttcagaagaaaacgtaattgtacatttttaaaaatcatatctTTACCTAATCATACCAATCCCGTCGCCATCCAGATCTGTGAACTTCAGCACCAACACGTCTTTGTCTGTGTTCGACTTGTACCTGAGGAATAATGTTAGCACTCATTAATAGTACCTTCAGAAGTTCCACCAGCTGATTAAAGCAGGtctgattgaaaaaaaaatacacaaatttcaGCTCCTCTGATATCTGGACACATCTATTTATCGGTACAGACAGAGATCAATGAGACTTTTCTTGTTCTGTAGGCTCAACATATCCTGGGTTTTATCTAATGATTTAACCTAATATGCGCTAACAATGGATATAACACCTAATGGTCAGTTTGatatgtgaataaaaataaagtaccGGTACAATCTCCAAAGGTTTCTCAAAAAGGTTTGGAGAAAGTACAGGAAAAAATGCTCGACATCAAAGTAGAACAAACTCAAAAGGCAAAGCATCATGAAATacacaaagtaaagaaaaaacctGTTAATGCAGTAGCTTTATACTAGACCCATTAACACAGTCAACCAACGTCATCATAATAAAACAAGATGAGAAAGGCAAGAAATGTTGATCTTCACCTCCTCTACTGTTTGCATCCATTCATACCTGTTCCTTTCATTCTGTGGGTTGTTCATGTAGGAGTGAGGACTTCTGTTCAGGTTGCTGTCGTCCAGCTCTCCTCTGTTCCTATAAATCCTGCCTGGCTTCATGTTACTGTGAGCTATGTCTATGCTCTGAAATAAGATTGAAATTAGTTAAATAACTATGTAGATGTTACAGATGAcatgttctttttgttgttgtttttccagaaaaaactgaaatgcaatATTTTAGGTAACATCCAGGTTGCTTGGGAAACCCAAACCGGAGTCAGACAGGAACCAGACCTCTCTGGTCCACACGAACCTTAACGATGCCGTTGACCAGAGGCTCCACGGCTGCCTTGATGTACCCCTTACTAGTGAGCATAAAAAGTGTGTACTGGAAATATCCTGCCGGTCCGCAGTGGGTGTGTGTCCCACTCAGAACTACGTTGTCATGTCTGTACAAGTCTCCGTACTTCTCCTTCAGTGCCTGGAGAacctgaaaacagagaaatgtgtaTAAGAACTATAATCCTGACATCAACCAGGTTGTGAATTCAAACTAATCCGGACAGTAAAAGCAGCATTGTAAGCTTCCATTATATGATTACGCAGGTAAGAAGTACAAACTTAACCCACTCAGTTCCTTCTCTTTGCTTGCTATCAGGTAATTTCttaattgtttatttgtctATGAGTGTGTGTGGAGCAGAATAAAGCAAGTCATTTGTTATTTCCCTGTGGAAAATGGTTGtgttgcagcagcagaagagatattttgaagaaaacatacagtacatagtAAACATCAGTATGCACAATATGGGGACAATAACAACACAATCTGTACAAGGCACTTTGTCCATCATTTCTCTgtacagatgtgtgtgtgtgtgtgtgtgtgtgtgtgtgtgtgcgtgcgtgcgtgcgtgtgtgtgtgtgtttacctcCAGCCGCAGCCTCTGAGAAATCATCCCCACATCAGCGGTGACGAACACGACTCTTCGACTCCCGTCGTCGATGATGAAGGCTCGACTGTACAGACGTGTGTGTATTCCTGCAGCTGTTTGTTGAGGCTTTGCATAACCCATctgaaatacacagaaaaagcACGTTTTGGGAGGAGGACAGGATTCTTACCATCATGTTAGGAGGATGATTCTAGCATTTACCCTTACAGAATTGTGGGCGGCGGTGATCAAAGCTTGTGCACTTAAAGATGAGCTTTAAGCTCAGTCTATGTTCTCTGGCACAGTGTGAAGGATGGAGTTGAATAACAGGTAAACATTCAGCTGTGTGTTTTTCCCCGTTTCTATAGCAACATAAATGTTTTGGACGGTTCACCCGCTATTGCCAAACTTATCCGACTCCTAATAGAGGCTCCAAAGATACTGCcaaacaagaaatttgacttcaagGTTTTAGTTTCAATGCTCTGTCTAGACAGTTCTGAATCTGTCTCAGGCTCCTGATATGATCTCTTGAGGATAAACTGGCCTGAGGGTAGACGGCTAAACTACGAGACATTCAATTATCTCGAAGAATGTATGGAAAAATTAGTCAACCCCGTTCAGATTAGTGTAGACCAGTTCACCTGCTTAAAGGCCTACCAGCAGGAACCTGTTGGTCAAACCCTTGGGCTTGGCCAGGCTCAGCACAGAAGGTATTAAAAGCTTCCTATGCTGTAGCCCAGCAATCTGTTATGGAAACTGTTTTAATGTGGAATTTCCCAAAAATCCTGAATCAGTTCCAGACAGATCCTGCAGCACAGTGTACGactcaaaatgtgtttaatctcACACTTATGAGTGGATAATTTTTTggattgtgacaaaaaaaaaccccaaactgaAATAAGCTTTGGATATGGGATTTAACAGGAGAAATGATTGCTTCCATCagaactgaaaactgaaacacGTGCCTGTTGTCTTGTAATCAGATTAAGAAGTCTTTATCAGGTTGTTTTCCGATCCAACCCCTTCACTTTGACACAGTCCAACATCTCCTTTGCTGTTTTCTGGTAACTCAGCACGTGTCGAGCAAGATTTCTGATGAGTCATAATAAAGGATATCAGTGTAACACACCCAGTCAGGTAAAGGGGCATCCTGTCTTCTACCGACTTTCCTTCTTATGATGTTGTTTGCCTGCTTCAGATGTGTGGACCATTCAAACGCTGTTAGAGCcaaaggatttttttcaatGATAATCTGCTGATAACTAACAGATAAGAAGTCAACAACCAATGGCCTTGTGTAATTAACCCTGAATGAAATTGTGACCTCAGTCAGGCTCTGCTGTTATCGTCTGTACTTGATTTTCTGTATTGCACATGCagtactgttttatttttacgttGCCTCTTTCAGCAGGGTAATGCTCCCTGGCAAAAAACTGACCTGACAAGCAAAACAATGTGTTTGAGGTGATGAATTGGCCTGAAGTCCAATCAAGCATTATGTGCTGGTCAAAGAAGTGTGATTCACTgtgaccacacacacatattccaGGAATTAATAAGCATTTGCAGCTACCACAGCGCACCTTCAGTTTATACCTCATCAGAGTTGCTTCAGCAGCAAATGGAGAACCAAACCAAGGCCAAGTGTGCTGATTGTTAGATGACAGTGATCCTATAGATGCAGTTCAATTCAAGGTTTTA encodes:
- the asah2 gene encoding neutral ceramidase, encoding MAARRCPAVQVALIVLLVVMTAVCVALIVVLTTGKKDKAPAPQDTTYLIGVGRSDCTPPPAEIPLMGYAKPQQTAAGIHTRLYSRAFIIDDGSRRVVFVTADVGMISQRLRLEVLQALKEKYGDLYRHDNVVLSGTHTHCGPAGYFQYTLFMLTSKGYIKAAVEPLVNGIVKSIDIAHSNMKPGRIYRNRGELDDSNLNRSPHSYMNNPQNERNRYKSNTDKDVLVLKFTDLDGDGIGMISWFAVHAVSMNYTNRMVSSDNMGYASYLLEEDKNPGELPGQGGFVAGFSSSNLGDVTPNTRGPYCANTGLPCDYVNSSCPVGGTVMCQALGPGKDMFDSTSIIGHNIYLKAKELYANAVEEVTGPVQFAHQWVNMTDVTVKINDTHTVRTCKPALGHSFAAGAIDGGGDLNFTQGAVEGDPFWDGIRDALVGPPSNQTKECHHPKPILFSTGEMNWPLPWHPQIVDVQIITIGSVAVIAVPGEITTMSGRRLREAVKNELTSVDTFRNSEVVIAGLSNVYTHYITTYEEYQVQRYEGASTIYGPHTLTAYLHKYRELARAIAQDKVSELPVGPEPPFFTKNLFNLMAAAAVDRKPENSSFGDVLEEVLPVYRLGDVVSVTFVAGNPRHSGDIRDRTFVTVEIYDNRTESWEVVYNDASWETRFHWLKGSNRQNNATVEWFIPSSAPTGSYRIRHFGHYKELIGLRPVITPYEGSSDVFSVRSSYY